In Cytobacillus oceanisediminis, the following proteins share a genomic window:
- a CDS encoding terminase TerL endonuclease subunit, with protein MCNSHPFIDDYFHLIESGELPACEEQHLLIDYVKKILERDDVYIDAEMVENSIEIPAKYFPYSLYPWQKFVNVFIFGLRWKSDNTLVFNRYFIYMGRGGGKNGYLSYNSFFMLSKQHGIPNYDIDIVATSEDQAKRSFLDVYNVLEDEKNLKRLKKAFYRSKVEIRNNSTKSSMQYNTSNARTKDGKRPGCVIFDEEHEYDNYDTIKVFTSGGGKVQDYREFHISTDGNVRGGPLDDLKDEAKMILNGEIGIDESSLLPFICKLDKPEEVEDINNWAKANPSLPYNEVLLRKMKSEYSQMQRNAAIRIEFMTKRMNSPVEDTRKAVATYEDILATEQPVPDFSGFECIGAVDFAQIRDFCSVGALFKHEGKRYFKQHTFMHHTAPKLQDINKDIIQLAIKKGLLTVVHEASIDRKHVVNWFVEQAQKYHFLKVAMDLYRSTILKDAFEEAGFEVEIVRRGPATHGMLAPLVEEMFVKKEIVFGDDPLMRWYVNNVYKEERANGNVEYLKIDKEKRKTDGFFALLHSLVLDDQLFESEPFDPFMFNVTTF; from the coding sequence ATGTGTAACTCCCATCCGTTCATCGATGATTACTTCCATCTTATTGAATCAGGAGAGCTCCCTGCGTGCGAAGAGCAGCATTTGTTGATTGATTATGTTAAGAAAATTCTAGAGCGTGATGATGTCTATATTGATGCCGAGATGGTGGAAAATAGTATTGAGATACCAGCAAAATATTTTCCTTATAGTCTTTATCCTTGGCAAAAGTTCGTAAATGTCTTTATCTTTGGTTTGCGCTGGAAATCTGACAATACCTTGGTTTTCAATCGGTATTTCATATACATGGGACGCGGTGGCGGAAAGAATGGATACCTTTCTTACAATTCATTTTTTATGTTGTCTAAGCAGCATGGCATACCAAACTATGATATTGATATTGTTGCTACAAGTGAGGATCAAGCGAAGCGTTCATTTCTGGATGTTTACAATGTTCTAGAAGATGAAAAAAACTTAAAGCGTTTAAAGAAAGCTTTTTATCGTTCGAAAGTTGAAATCAGAAATAACTCCACAAAGAGTTCAATGCAATATAATACTTCAAATGCGAGAACCAAAGATGGTAAACGTCCAGGCTGTGTGATATTCGATGAAGAACACGAATACGACAATTACGATACGATCAAGGTGTTTACAAGTGGTGGGGGTAAGGTTCAGGATTATCGTGAATTCCATATATCAACTGATGGAAATGTCCGTGGCGGTCCTTTGGATGATTTAAAAGATGAGGCAAAAATGATCCTGAACGGCGAAATCGGAATTGATGAGTCTTCGTTATTACCATTCATATGCAAGTTGGACAAGCCTGAAGAAGTAGAAGATATAAACAATTGGGCAAAAGCTAATCCATCTTTACCTTACAATGAGGTTTTATTAAGAAAGATGAAGAGCGAATATTCCCAAATGCAAAGGAATGCAGCTATTCGAATTGAGTTCATGACAAAAAGGATGAACAGTCCTGTTGAAGATACTCGAAAAGCTGTTGCAACTTATGAAGATATTCTTGCTACCGAACAGCCGGTTCCTGATTTCTCAGGGTTTGAGTGCATCGGTGCCGTTGACTTTGCGCAAATACGAGACTTTTGTTCAGTTGGAGCTTTATTTAAGCATGAAGGTAAGCGGTATTTTAAACAACATACTTTCATGCATCACACAGCACCTAAGCTTCAAGATATCAATAAAGATATTATTCAACTTGCAATAAAAAAAGGGCTGCTTACTGTTGTCCATGAAGCTTCGATTGATCGTAAGCATGTTGTAAATTGGTTTGTTGAACAAGCTCAAAAGTATCATTTTCTAAAAGTAGCCATGGACTTATACCGTTCAACTATTTTAAAAGATGCTTTTGAAGAAGCTGGTTTTGAAGTTGAAATAGTTCGAAGAGGACCAGCGACTCATGGGATGCTTGCTCCCTTGGTTGAAGAAATGTTTGTTAAAAAGGAAATTGTATTCGGGGATGATCCCCTTATGCGTTGGTACGTGAATAATGTTTATAAAGAAGAAAGAGCAAATGGCAATGTGGAATATTTGAAAATAGATAAAGAGAAACGGAAAACGGATGGTTTTTTTGCGTTGCTGCATAGTTTGGTCCTTGATGATCAATTATTTGAATCGGAACCATTTGATCCATTTATGTTTAATGTAACGACGTTCTAG
- a CDS encoding P27 family phage terminase small subunit: MNYIEQAHEDYVKGMKYKDIAEKYDVSINTVKSWKRRYDWSREIISDKPKSMQNPKEVAHKKKPQISKQRKLIETDLKRQLEESGATQAHYIDLVNDYLSMWDVKNNLIADIERRGVVVLWTNGKQVSEKKNDSISELNKTNAQMLKILSELGLKATEIGKGDGSGDDV, translated from the coding sequence GTGAACTACATTGAGCAAGCACATGAGGATTATGTGAAAGGCATGAAATACAAGGACATTGCAGAGAAATATGACGTTTCTATCAATACCGTCAAATCATGGAAGAGAAGGTATGATTGGTCTCGGGAAATAATTTCGGACAAACCGAAAAGTATGCAAAATCCCAAGGAAGTCGCACACAAGAAAAAACCTCAAATTTCCAAACAAAGAAAGCTGATCGAGACAGATTTAAAAAGGCAGCTTGAAGAGTCCGGGGCTACCCAGGCACATTATATAGATCTTGTTAATGATTACTTATCCATGTGGGACGTGAAGAATAATTTAATTGCTGATATCGAACGTCGTGGTGTGGTAGTTTTATGGACTAACGGGAAGCAAGTGAGTGAAAAAAAGAACGATAGTATTTCTGAACTTAATAAAACGAATGCTCAAATGCTAAAAATTCTTTCCGAACTTGGCCTTAAGGCAACAGAGATAGGCAAGGGAGATGGTTCAGGTGACGATGTGTAA
- a CDS encoding HNH endonuclease: protein MSLVSTSEHLIEYIKSGQLMKFYKSKEWRTLRVEALERDNYECQMCKENGKYHKAECVHHIKEVKPYPHLAMTLSNLKSLCNPCHNKVHDRIGIHLQEQGKKFVNEERW from the coding sequence ATGAGTTTGGTGTCCACGAGTGAACATCTTATAGAATACATCAAGTCCGGTCAGTTAATGAAATTCTATAAGTCTAAGGAATGGAGAACACTTAGAGTCGAAGCCTTGGAGCGGGATAACTATGAATGCCAGATGTGTAAAGAGAATGGTAAGTACCATAAAGCAGAATGTGTCCATCACATTAAAGAAGTAAAGCCATATCCTCATCTTGCTATGACCTTATCTAATCTCAAATCATTATGTAATCCTTGTCACAATAAAGTTCATGATCGGATAGGTATTCATCTGCAGGAGCAAGGAAAGAAATTCGTAAACGAAGAAAGATGGTAA
- a CDS encoding site-specific integrase, translating to MNFVQPIRDPELIREIKRFLREDSERNYMLFVTGINSGLRISDILQLRVSDAKKPYFNIIEQKTQKKKRIEMTPGLRKEFKDYIERREDHEFLFKSREGVNKPITRSMAYKILRRAADQVDLDDIGTHTLRKTFGYHFYKQYKNVAILQKIFNHSDPKVTLGYIGIDQDEMDRAMKGFKI from the coding sequence ATGAATTTTGTCCAACCTATTCGAGATCCTGAATTAATCAGGGAAATAAAGAGATTTTTACGTGAGGACAGCGAGAGAAATTACATGCTGTTCGTTACGGGTATTAATAGCGGATTAAGGATTTCTGATATTTTGCAATTAAGAGTGAGCGATGCTAAGAAGCCATACTTTAATATCATTGAGCAGAAGACACAAAAGAAAAAGCGTATTGAAATGACTCCTGGGCTTAGAAAGGAATTCAAAGATTACATCGAAAGAAGAGAAGATCATGAATTCTTATTTAAAAGCAGAGAAGGTGTGAATAAGCCAATCACCAGGAGCATGGCTTACAAAATATTAAGGCGAGCTGCAGATCAAGTTGATTTAGATGATATTGGAACACATACATTAAGAAAAACATTCGGTTATCATTTCTACAAGCAATATAAGAATGTGGCAATCCTTCAAAAAATATTTAATCATTCAGACCCAAAAGTCACACTAGGGTACATCGGCATTGACCAGGATGAGATGGATCGGGCCATGAAAGGTTTCAAAATTTAG
- a CDS encoding ArpU family phage packaging/lysis transcriptional regulator, with protein MKEQLEFQLEKINREETKIKVEEALEKYRIMLLTQELNQLPKVTQNFSLELPAFSNQFHSSTETTAINNAEYEIERSKFIKRVSMAVNRLAYKERAILIRRYMTEDDIFDYQVYSDLHMSERTYHRHKSKAFYRLAFALNLVVYHEKQAVAEV; from the coding sequence ATGAAAGAACAGTTAGAATTTCAATTAGAGAAAATTAATCGAGAAGAAACAAAAATAAAAGTTGAGGAGGCTTTGGAAAAGTATCGGATCATGCTCCTGACACAGGAATTAAACCAACTTCCAAAAGTCACTCAAAATTTCTCCTTGGAGCTTCCTGCCTTCAGCAATCAATTTCATTCTTCTACTGAAACTACAGCAATTAATAATGCTGAATATGAAATAGAAAGAAGTAAATTTATTAAAAGGGTATCAATGGCTGTTAATCGCTTGGCATACAAAGAGAGAGCTATTTTAATAAGGCGGTATATGACTGAAGATGATATTTTTGATTATCAGGTATATTCTGATTTGCACATGAGTGAAAGGACGTATCATCGTCATAAATCCAAGGCTTTTTATCGCTTGGCCTTTGCTCTGAATTTAGTTGTTTATCATGAAAAGCAGGCGGTGGCTGAGGTATGA
- a CDS encoding BRO family protein: MEFNFDNKVLRSVVKKDTVWFVAKDVCEILDHSQVSKAVERLDDDEKLMGTIFLSGQNRETWLINESGLYSLILTSRKAEARKFKKWVTHDVLPTIRKTGGYVSNEDMFLQTYLPHADDQTKLMFRATLETVRKQNEQISLMQPKADYFDALVDRNLLTNFRDTAKELEVGERQFVKWLLENKYLYRDPKSKLKPYSKFVPEIFKLKEYERNGRADVQTLITPKGKETFRILMKKLVS; this comes from the coding sequence GTGGAGTTTAATTTTGATAATAAAGTGTTAAGGTCGGTTGTAAAAAAAGATACTGTCTGGTTTGTCGCGAAAGATGTTTGTGAAATCTTAGATCATAGCCAGGTCAGCAAAGCAGTTGAAAGGCTGGATGATGATGAAAAGCTGATGGGAACAATATTCCTATCAGGTCAAAACCGGGAAACATGGCTAATCAATGAATCCGGGCTTTACTCATTAATCTTAACTAGCCGAAAAGCAGAGGCGAGAAAGTTTAAGAAATGGGTTACTCACGATGTTCTCCCGACTATTCGAAAAACCGGTGGGTATGTTTCGAATGAGGACATGTTCCTGCAAACTTATCTTCCTCATGCTGACGATCAAACAAAACTCATGTTTCGTGCGACTTTAGAGACAGTGCGTAAGCAAAATGAACAAATATCTCTTATGCAGCCGAAAGCTGATTACTTCGATGCTCTGGTAGACCGTAATTTATTGACTAATTTCCGAGACACAGCCAAGGAACTGGAAGTAGGTGAGCGCCAGTTTGTTAAATGGCTATTAGAGAACAAATATTTATATCGTGATCCAAAAAGTAAGCTAAAGCCATACTCCAAGTTCGTACCAGAAATATTTAAGTTAAAGGAATATGAACGGAATGGCCGGGCGGATGTTCAAACCTTGATAACACCTAAAGGGAAAGAAACGTTCCGGATATTAATGAAAAAGCTAGTCTCATAA
- the ssb gene encoding single-stranded DNA-binding protein encodes MMNRVVLVGRLTKDPDLRYTPNGVPVASFTLAVNRSFTNQQGDREADFIQCQIWRKPAENVANFLKKGSLAGVDGRIQTRNFEGQDGKRVYITEVRADSVQFLEPKRDSDSPKKQEANYNNNNRNDNPFPDNDYSGISDDDLPF; translated from the coding sequence TTGATGAACCGTGTGGTCCTTGTGGGCCGTTTAACCAAAGATCCTGATTTAAGATATACTCCTAATGGTGTACCAGTAGCGAGTTTCACTCTTGCTGTGAATAGGTCCTTTACAAATCAGCAAGGCGATCGAGAAGCGGACTTTATTCAGTGCCAGATCTGGAGAAAGCCGGCTGAAAATGTTGCCAATTTTCTTAAAAAGGGTTCTCTCGCAGGAGTAGACGGCAGGATACAAACCCGAAATTTCGAAGGTCAAGATGGAAAACGTGTTTATATAACAGAAGTACGGGCAGATTCAGTTCAATTCTTAGAGCCTAAAAGGGATAGCGATAGCCCGAAAAAACAGGAAGCGAATTATAATAACAACAATCGGAATGACAATCCCTTTCCTGACAATGATTATTCAGGTATTAGTGATGATGATCTTCCATTTTAG
- a CDS encoding aspartyl-phosphate phosphatase Spo0E family protein, whose amino-acid sequence MCNFCRELSKKIQFFRKALIETGITKGLKHPETIKYSQMLDELIFRFQSKCK is encoded by the coding sequence ATGTGTAATTTCTGCCGAGAGCTTAGCAAAAAGATTCAATTTTTTAGAAAAGCACTGATTGAAACTGGTATCACTAAAGGATTGAAACATCCTGAGACAATAAAATATAGTCAGATGTTAGACGAACTAATTTTTAGGTTCCAGTCCAAATGTAAGTAA
- a CDS encoding MazG nucleotide pyrophosphohydrolase domain-containing protein, whose product MLNELCKEAFETAKSKGWHDEPRETGTLLALIHSEVSEALEADRKGDQENFAEELADVLIRIFDLCGAKEIDLDKAVTQKMERNKGRSYKHGGKAY is encoded by the coding sequence ATGCTTAACGAATTATGCAAAGAAGCTTTTGAAACAGCTAAATCTAAGGGATGGCATGACGAGCCAAGGGAAACAGGAACACTATTGGCTCTGATACACAGTGAAGTCAGTGAAGCACTGGAAGCAGATCGCAAAGGCGACCAAGAAAACTTCGCTGAAGAATTGGCAGACGTTCTTATCCGGATTTTTGATTTGTGTGGTGCTAAGGAGATAGATCTTGATAAGGCGGTCACTCAGAAGATGGAACGGAATAAAGGAAGGTCATATAAACACGGTGGAAAGGCTTATTAA
- a CDS encoding XtrA/YqaO family protein has translation MKRVNELHVNIDNMSIEQKLESGKIKIIVLDGQKGVVSSFEAVKHGETVIETVNGHAKRIHFRESELI, from the coding sequence GTGAAAAGAGTTAATGAACTTCATGTCAATATTGATAATATGTCCATTGAGCAAAAATTAGAATCCGGCAAGATAAAAATTATTGTTTTGGATGGACAAAAAGGTGTCGTAAGCTCGTTTGAAGCTGTTAAGCACGGTGAAACGGTGATTGAAACAGTAAACGGCCATGCTAAGCGAATTCACTTTCGTGAGAGTGAGCTAATCTGA
- a CDS encoding Fur-regulated basic protein FbpA, protein MELKKAVERRKSHLINRLIKTGFTKTHDGRQLYELPLADLERLHIEYKCQTAPQYEIKQVN, encoded by the coding sequence ATGGAATTAAAGAAGGCTGTTGAGCGTCGAAAAAGTCACCTAATCAACAGGTTGATAAAAACAGGATTCACCAAAACCCATGATGGAAGACAGTTATATGAACTTCCATTGGCAGATCTAGAAAGGTTACACATTGAGTACAAATGCCAAACAGCACCACAATATGAGATTAAACAGGTGAACTAA
- a CDS encoding DnaD domain-containing protein, with amino-acid sequence MSVLKNESKVLLPLWLLDKENRDSEDIFFEEVRKYLTRYPGYKLLCVKNGFAECRGWKKVMVNMSKLLLDESPILVLPSLATRIGLNESIFLQQLHYWLKDSNNIRDNHKWVYNTYEDWSEQFPFWSVSTIRRIINKLENLNLLIIGKYNKLKIDKTKWYRINYEMLEGMSSPSVQNEQSECSDWTDGLSNLDRPLPETTTENTTKKKEEDEEAPAADENPFRFFEENGFGAIGGYISQKISTWCDDLSDELVLEAMKIAVERGAKSWSYVEKILINWSDKKISTVSQAQALILEYKEKRSKQSNQARKGYGRPVRQEQLPDWFDENTNHPVADNKSGPDEKAKKKQELQEKLKRLKEGP; translated from the coding sequence ATGAGTGTGCTAAAAAATGAATCTAAGGTCTTGCTTCCTTTATGGTTGCTGGATAAAGAAAACCGTGATTCTGAAGATATTTTTTTTGAGGAAGTACGGAAATATTTAACTCGCTATCCAGGCTATAAATTGCTTTGTGTTAAAAATGGTTTTGCTGAATGTAGAGGATGGAAGAAGGTGATGGTTAACATGAGCAAACTCTTGTTAGATGAAAGTCCAATATTAGTTTTGCCTTCTTTAGCAACAAGGATAGGGCTGAACGAATCAATTTTTCTTCAACAGCTGCATTACTGGCTAAAGGACAGCAATAATATCCGGGATAATCATAAATGGGTCTATAACACTTATGAGGACTGGAGTGAGCAATTTCCATTTTGGTCGGTAAGTACGATTAGGAGAATTATTAACAAACTTGAAAATCTGAATCTGCTAATTATCGGAAAGTATAACAAATTAAAAATCGATAAAACAAAATGGTATCGAATTAATTATGAAATGCTTGAGGGTATGAGCAGTCCATCTGTTCAAAATGAGCAGTCGGAGTGTTCAGATTGGACAGACGGACTGTCCAACTTGGACAGACCATTACCAGAGACTACTACAGAGAATACTACAAAGAAAAAAGAAGAAGATGAAGAAGCGCCTGCAGCCGATGAAAATCCTTTTCGTTTCTTTGAGGAAAATGGATTCGGAGCAATCGGAGGATACATATCCCAGAAAATCTCAACATGGTGCGATGATTTATCAGATGAGCTAGTACTGGAAGCTATGAAAATAGCAGTTGAGCGTGGAGCTAAGAGCTGGAGTTATGTAGAGAAAATATTAATCAACTGGTCAGACAAAAAGATATCAACTGTTTCCCAAGCTCAAGCGCTAATCCTTGAATACAAAGAAAAAAGGTCTAAACAATCAAATCAAGCAAGGAAAGGATATGGGCGTCCAGTAAGACAAGAACAGCTTCCTGATTGGTTTGATGAAAATACTAACCATCCAGTAGCAGATAATAAATCGGGCCCCGATGAAAAGGCAAAAAAGAAACAAGAACTGCAGGAAAAATTAAAGAGATTAAAGGAGGGACCGTAA
- a CDS encoding zinc-finger domain-containing protein: MTREEKRKIRLELNDLLDRHCGGCEFKSGYENHKQCLNDCHIGEQFRSLTAILVGDINPNDEETSVKKGRWEQEEVNYLINHLPYFSVNHLAMRLNRDPKHVSGKIHRIKAKRKRVS; this comes from the coding sequence ATGACACGCGAGGAAAAGCGTAAAATCCGTCTGGAATTGAATGATTTATTGGATCGGCATTGTGGTGGGTGTGAATTTAAAAGCGGATATGAGAATCATAAGCAGTGTTTAAATGATTGCCATATAGGAGAGCAATTTAGGAGTTTGACTGCAATATTAGTTGGCGATATCAATCCAAATGATGAAGAGACTTCAGTAAAAAAGGGAAGATGGGAACAAGAAGAGGTTAACTATTTAATAAACCATTTACCTTATTTCAGCGTGAATCATCTTGCTATGAGGTTGAATAGAGATCCCAAACATGTTTCAGGAAAAATTCATCGAATAAAAGCGAAGCGAAAACGCGTTAGTTAA
- a CDS encoding helix-turn-helix domain-containing protein, translating to MAIGEEMAAARKRQGITQLDLSQKVSYSRESIAKFETGTRKLPRDMYPTVTQQIDDPEFYFETWGETTGFVSIPYFNGDHIDKHPASMVYLVTKETEEAMHHLDNLNWGKPAKAYTQEEMTQLEKALLENLDAAASMINMVASLSKTHGFSMKSLFQKWQVSLKARKYKL from the coding sequence ATGGCAATTGGGGAAGAGATGGCCGCGGCTAGGAAAAGGCAGGGGATAACACAGCTGGATCTTAGCCAAAAGGTCAGCTACTCACGCGAATCAATTGCAAAATTTGAGACCGGAACTAGAAAACTACCAAGAGATATGTATCCCACTGTCACGCAACAAATAGACGATCCGGAATTTTATTTTGAAACATGGGGAGAAACAACAGGGTTTGTTAGTATCCCTTATTTTAACGGAGATCACATAGATAAGCATCCGGCCAGTATGGTGTACCTGGTTACAAAAGAAACCGAGGAAGCAATGCATCATCTTGACAATTTAAATTGGGGTAAGCCAGCAAAAGCTTATACGCAGGAGGAAATGACACAACTTGAAAAAGCACTGTTAGAAAATCTAGATGCTGCTGCTTCCATGATAAATATGGTTGCATCTTTAAGCAAAACACATGGATTTTCCATGAAGTCATTATTTCAAAAATGGCAAGTCAGTCTAAAAGCTAGAAAATACAAATTATAG
- a CDS encoding group-specific protein codes for MIAIQVNEAEIKAMYQQELQKRLEQLENEVVFWDTKELKRQTNMSWNTIQECFFHDPNFPKFKLNQKWYFPAKECRDFLLRWADTMAQNYSERRAM; via the coding sequence ATGATTGCAATTCAGGTTAATGAAGCTGAGATAAAAGCAATGTACCAGCAAGAACTTCAAAAGCGTCTTGAACAATTGGAGAACGAAGTGGTCTTCTGGGACACCAAAGAACTTAAACGTCAAACCAATATGAGTTGGAATACTATTCAAGAATGTTTTTTTCATGATCCTAACTTTCCGAAATTTAAACTTAATCAAAAATGGTACTTCCCAGCTAAAGAATGCCGTGATTTCTTACTTAGATGGGCTGATACTATGGCTCAAAACTATAGTGAAAGAAGAGCTATGTAA
- a CDS encoding helix-turn-helix domain-containing protein gives MRKKMKDQRIKLGLSQQEVADKSGLSRANYSHIERGRSEPNLSQMVSIAKVLKVDPNANFFVNNCDKTEHNKNLA, from the coding sequence ATGAGAAAAAAAATGAAAGATCAGAGAATAAAGTTAGGGTTGTCACAACAAGAAGTTGCTGACAAATCTGGTTTATCTAGGGCAAATTACTCCCACATAGAGAGAGGGAGAAGTGAGCCAAATTTAAGTCAAATGGTATCGATCGCTAAAGTTTTAAAAGTAGATCCGAATGCAAATTTTTTTGTTAATAATTGCGACAAAACGGAGCATAATAAGAATCTTGCATAA
- a CDS encoding helix-turn-helix domain-containing protein, translating to MSIGVRITKLRKELKLTQQELADKIGITRAALSHYEKDRREPDTDTLVKMSDFFSVTTDYLLGKTDDLKNGEKINSAFHEFEKLTEEEKDYLDMQLEIYRKMKDKNK from the coding sequence ATGAGTATAGGAGTAAGAATTACCAAGTTGCGTAAAGAACTAAAGTTAACTCAACAAGAGTTGGCAGATAAAATTGGAATAACACGCGCTGCGCTATCTCACTATGAAAAGGATCGAAGGGAGCCTGATACAGATACTTTGGTTAAAATGTCTGATTTCTTCAGCGTTACTACCGACTACCTTTTAGGCAAAACCGATGATTTAAAAAATGGGGAGAAAATTAATTCTGCATTTCATGAATTTGAAAAACTTACCGAAGAAGAAAAAGACTATCTAGATATGCAACTGGAGATTTATAGGAAAATGAAAGATAAGAATAAATAA
- a CDS encoding ImmA/IrrE family metallo-endopeptidase yields MFKYYTKTELELIIESIYRENDILTPSDLTIKKLERTFKVNVCFLDNAPNRAIWEEEFAVIFLKPKMPNKEIRSLLFHEIGHPFRHIGSQEEQTELFRALQEAQADVFQLYAAIPIFMLEQLDIPPTEGDFINLIEETFQINRELAIKRMEQIKARIWCNKLDIQLKEKEKQRYRKASNELSGETLRLLAQLENQVYKKKKVKVNL; encoded by the coding sequence ATGTTTAAATACTACACAAAAACCGAACTTGAATTAATTATTGAGAGTATCTATAGAGAAAATGACATTCTTACGCCATCGGATCTAACAATTAAAAAACTGGAAAGAACCTTTAAGGTGAATGTTTGTTTTTTAGATAATGCCCCCAATAGGGCAATTTGGGAAGAAGAGTTTGCTGTAATATTTTTAAAACCCAAAATGCCTAATAAAGAAATTCGTTCATTATTATTTCATGAAATTGGTCACCCATTTAGACACATTGGTAGCCAGGAAGAACAGACTGAACTATTTAGGGCTTTACAAGAAGCGCAAGCCGATGTATTCCAGCTGTATGCAGCTATCCCGATTTTTATGTTGGAGCAATTAGATATACCCCCAACCGAAGGCGATTTTATAAATTTAATAGAAGAAACATTTCAAATTAATAGAGAACTAGCTATAAAAAGAATGGAACAAATTAAGGCAAGGATTTGGTGTAACAAGCTCGATATTCAATTAAAAGAAAAAGAAAAACAAAGGTATCGAAAAGCTTCTAATGAACTATCTGGGGAAACTTTACGGTTACTTGCTCAATTAGAAAATCAAGTTTACAAAAAGAAGAAAGTTAAGGTGAATCTTTAA
- a CDS encoding tyrosine-type recombinase/integrase — MATFRKLKSGRWQARVSRDGQEFSIGTFRTKKEAEIEAGKVEERIYYGQTLNDRHMSFDEVAKEWLYDHKQANLKESTFEQVEVIVRLHILPYFGKKRIMKIRRSDIKKWITKYSSMLDDKGENKYSFGARLKYLSVLKSIFHYAVHELEVLEKNPADKLRIPVQDTISIKAEVKYLQLEELNQLLDYMRDYKQQKFPEYQLYYMLIYFLSQTGLRISEALALKWSDIEGNKLKVERQTRRKSNNEIVITTLKNSSSYRIIGLNDEVVVELKKFKLKQNELIIGRKNFYKNEDSIIFQNYLGNYLTPSIVRESIQKYCKLAGVPYRGTHGFRHTHAVLLLESGASLKFVSQRLGHKTIKTTADTYLDITQKIEEDELKKFASYTSRMS, encoded by the coding sequence ATGGCAACCTTCAGGAAACTGAAAAGTGGTCGATGGCAGGCAAGAGTATCGAGAGATGGCCAGGAGTTTAGCATCGGTACTTTTAGAACAAAAAAAGAGGCCGAAATTGAAGCTGGAAAAGTTGAAGAACGGATTTACTACGGTCAAACCTTAAATGACAGGCATATGTCATTTGATGAAGTTGCAAAGGAATGGCTCTACGATCACAAACAAGCAAATTTAAAAGAATCCACCTTTGAACAAGTTGAAGTAATTGTTAGGTTGCATATACTCCCTTACTTCGGGAAGAAACGAATTATGAAAATCCGAAGATCAGACATAAAAAAATGGATAACCAAATACTCCTCCATGTTAGATGATAAGGGAGAGAATAAATATTCATTTGGCGCCCGATTAAAATATCTTTCAGTACTAAAGAGTATTTTTCATTATGCCGTTCACGAATTAGAAGTTCTAGAAAAAAACCCTGCAGATAAACTAAGGATTCCGGTCCAAGATACAATAAGCATCAAAGCCGAGGTAAAGTATTTGCAGCTAGAGGAACTAAATCAGCTTTTAGATTACATGAGGGACTATAAGCAACAAAAATTCCCCGAATATCAGCTTTATTACATGTTGATTTATTTTCTTTCTCAAACCGGTCTTAGAATTAGCGAAGCATTAGCTTTAAAGTGGAGCGATATTGAAGGTAACAAATTAAAAGTGGAACGACAAACAAGAAGGAAATCCAATAATGAAATCGTAATTACAACATTAAAAAACTCATCTTCTTATCGGATTATTGGACTTAATGATGAAGTCGTCGTTGAATTGAAGAAATTTAAATTAAAGCAGAATGAGTTAATCATCGGCAGGAAAAATTTTTATAAAAATGAAGATAGTATTATTTTTCAAAACTATTTAGGAAACTACCTTACTCCTTCAATTGTTAGAGAATCCATTCAAAAATATTGCAAGCTAGCCGGAGTTCCATATAGAGGCACACATGGATTTAGGCATACACATGCAGTGCTGCTACTTGAATCTGGAGCAAGTTTAAAATTTGTATCGCAAAGGTTGGGCCATAAAACCATTAAAACAACCGCAGACACTTACCTGGATATTACTCAAAAAATAGAAGAAGACGAACTAAAAAAGTTCGCCTCCTACACTTCAAGAATGTCCTAA